One genomic region from Streptomyces sp. NBC_01304 encodes:
- a CDS encoding TetR/AcrR family transcriptional regulator, translating into MEHELPPRERILSTAYELFSQRGIRDVGVEEVITRSGVAKATLYRHFPSKDALVLAFLARREQRWTLETVEAGARERGRTPEERLLAVFDVFDEWFRRDDFDACAFINVLLEMGWGHPLGRASIQYLENIRAIVRSMAEDAGLRDTDSFARSWHILMKGSIISAAEGDTEAARRAQAMARTLIEQHRPHA; encoded by the coding sequence ATGGAGCATGAACTGCCGCCCCGTGAGCGGATCTTGAGCACCGCGTACGAGTTGTTCTCGCAGCGCGGCATCCGCGATGTCGGGGTGGAGGAGGTCATTACCCGTTCCGGGGTGGCCAAGGCCACTCTCTACCGGCACTTTCCGTCGAAGGACGCCCTGGTCCTGGCCTTCCTGGCGCGCCGGGAGCAGCGGTGGACGCTGGAGACGGTCGAGGCCGGCGCCCGCGAGCGTGGCCGTACCCCGGAGGAGCGGCTGCTTGCCGTCTTCGATGTGTTCGACGAATGGTTTCGACGCGACGACTTCGATGCCTGTGCGTTCATCAACGTCCTGCTGGAGATGGGCTGGGGGCACCCGCTGGGCCGGGCGAGCATTCAGTACCTGGAGAACATCCGGGCCATCGTGCGCTCGATGGCCGAAGATGCGGGCTTGCGCGATACGGATTCTTTTGCTCGGTCGTGGCACATCCTGATGAAGGGCTCGATCATTTCCGCGGCGGAGGGAGACACTGAGGCCGCCCGACGGGCCCAGGCGATGGCCCGCACGCTGATCGAGCAGCATCGCCCGCACGCGTGA
- a CDS encoding S8 family peptidase → MAVAVTTVVAVTAGFGPAVTPASDAPAKAAKATKTAKAGKSPSPHRVQLITGDTAEVTSGRVTGFEPAPGREDIPVHIQSDGDHSLVVPLDAQRLITSGKVDKRLFDVTGLDTAAARKAYRNGLKVMVGYRGEASTARTEVRDAGSTKVRRTLKSLNAEAVTTGQDDLPKLWKALTSEGSGQTLSTASGVGRIWLDGTVKAQLDVSVPQIGADKAWAAGYDGKGVKVAVLDTGVDETHPDLAGQQLVEKNFSTSADNKDRQGHGTHVASTIAGTGAKGGGKFKGVAPGAGLIDGKVLDDTGSGSESDIIEAIEWAVGEGADIVSMSLGGPDSPGVEPLEETVNTYTDQGVLFTVAAGNEGPGEGTIGTPGAADGALTVGAVDGTDAMADFSSRGPRVGDGAIKPDVTAPGVDITAASAPGNSIAAEVGENPEGYMTISGTSMATPHVAGAAAILKQQHPGWKAAELKGALTGSTKDTGFTAFEQGSGRIQVDKAIEQNVYAAPVSLSLGKAAWPHDDDEPITRKVTYRNTGSSDTTLDLALAGKGPGGAAAPEGMFQVSPAQLTVPAGTTADATVTTDTSVEAPDGRYSAAVTANDGAQSVRTALAVERETTSYPLSLKHLGRDGKDAAQFQTYVTGLTGEAAGKEFALDEASGSTTLRLPKGEYSVEGIVIADRGDTTKGLDWIAQPRLTVDGAKDLTLDARTAEPVDITVPDDNAVARQAYAAYQVRGKSYPMTFAWQLGSYEGFRSAHLGPEIAEGELLNQVWDADFATGEDTQYSLVYGGAVKRLSDGFTKHVQRPELARIEAGMGSAAPGKTAWLSAGGKVTAGNSSMSGFTSGRFLPALTTQHLYVSTEDNADWTLFADQIGDPLPNGWLPTEVSYQIFFEKFEADKTRHIDFNTGVFGPALNKDQRAGITRSGDTLYAFLNMFADSAGHRGSSEGVTATTAFYRNGEKVSESDNSLASASFPAAKEDSEYKITTSQVRDPEMFKVGTRIDADWTFRSKTGDKGNAPVSTVRFHPALDLGSKARANRLMAMPYEIQGAAAGDNLKSLKVEASYDGGKTWLKLPKVFGKYMLLTPAKDKSVSLRAAIVDKQGNKSGLTVYDAFLGR, encoded by the coding sequence ATGGCCGTGGCCGTCACCACGGTCGTGGCCGTGACCGCGGGGTTCGGCCCGGCGGTCACCCCCGCTTCCGACGCTCCGGCAAAGGCGGCCAAGGCGACGAAGACGGCCAAGGCCGGGAAGAGCCCGAGCCCGCACCGCGTACAGCTGATCACCGGGGACACGGCGGAGGTGACGTCCGGCCGTGTAACCGGTTTCGAACCGGCACCGGGCCGCGAGGACATCCCCGTCCACATCCAGAGCGACGGCGACCACTCCCTGGTCGTGCCGCTCGACGCCCAACGGCTGATCACCTCCGGCAAGGTGGACAAGAGGCTCTTCGACGTCACCGGCCTCGACACCGCCGCCGCGCGCAAGGCGTACCGCAACGGCCTCAAGGTCATGGTCGGTTACCGGGGCGAGGCGTCCACGGCCCGCACCGAGGTCCGCGACGCCGGTTCCACCAAGGTCCGCCGGACCCTGAAGTCGCTGAACGCGGAGGCCGTCACCACCGGGCAGGACGACCTGCCGAAGCTCTGGAAGGCCCTGACCAGCGAGGGCAGCGGCCAGACCCTGAGCACTGCCTCGGGTGTCGGCCGCATCTGGCTGGACGGCACCGTCAAGGCCCAACTCGACGTCAGCGTCCCGCAGATCGGCGCGGACAAGGCGTGGGCCGCCGGATACGACGGCAAGGGCGTGAAGGTCGCCGTCCTCGACACCGGAGTCGACGAGACCCACCCCGACCTCGCCGGGCAGCAGCTCGTCGAGAAGAACTTCTCGACCTCGGCCGACAACAAGGACCGCCAGGGCCACGGCACGCACGTCGCCTCGACCATCGCGGGCACCGGCGCCAAGGGCGGCGGCAAGTTCAAGGGCGTCGCCCCCGGCGCCGGCCTCATCGACGGCAAGGTCCTCGACGACACCGGAAGCGGCAGCGAGTCGGACATCATCGAGGCCATCGAGTGGGCGGTCGGCGAGGGCGCCGACATCGTCAGCATGAGCCTCGGCGGCCCGGACAGCCCCGGCGTGGAGCCCCTGGAAGAGACGGTCAACACGTACACCGACCAAGGTGTGCTCTTCACCGTCGCCGCAGGCAACGAGGGCCCCGGCGAGGGCACCATCGGCACCCCGGGTGCCGCGGACGGCGCGCTCACGGTCGGTGCCGTCGACGGCACCGACGCGATGGCCGACTTCTCCAGCCGAGGCCCGCGCGTCGGTGACGGAGCGATCAAGCCCGATGTCACCGCCCCCGGCGTCGACATCACCGCCGCCTCCGCCCCGGGCAACTCCATCGCCGCGGAGGTCGGCGAGAACCCCGAGGGCTACATGACCATCTCGGGCACCTCGATGGCCACCCCGCACGTCGCGGGCGCGGCCGCCATCCTCAAGCAGCAGCACCCCGGCTGGAAGGCCGCCGAGCTCAAGGGCGCGCTGACCGGATCCACCAAGGACACCGGCTTCACCGCGTTCGAGCAGGGCTCGGGCCGCATCCAGGTGGACAAGGCGATCGAGCAGAACGTGTACGCCGCACCGGTGTCACTCAGCCTCGGCAAGGCCGCCTGGCCGCATGACGACGACGAGCCGATCACCCGCAAGGTGACCTACCGCAACACCGGTTCGTCCGACACGACCCTGGACCTCGCCCTCGCGGGCAAGGGCCCGGGCGGAGCGGCCGCACCCGAGGGGATGTTCCAGGTCAGCCCAGCCCAACTCACCGTCCCCGCAGGCACAACCGCGGACGCGACCGTCACCACGGACACCTCCGTCGAGGCGCCCGACGGCCGGTACAGCGCCGCCGTGACCGCCAACGACGGTGCGCAGAGCGTGCGTACGGCACTCGCCGTGGAGCGCGAGACCACCTCGTACCCCCTCTCGCTGAAGCACCTGGGCCGCGACGGCAAGGACGCCGCGCAGTTCCAGACCTACGTCACGGGCCTGACCGGCGAGGCAGCCGGCAAGGAGTTCGCCCTCGACGAGGCGAGCGGGTCCACCACGCTGCGGCTGCCGAAGGGCGAGTACAGCGTGGAGGGCATCGTCATCGCCGACCGCGGCGACACCACCAAGGGACTCGACTGGATCGCCCAGCCACGCCTCACCGTGGACGGCGCCAAGGACCTGACGCTGGACGCCCGTACGGCCGAGCCGGTCGACATCACGGTGCCGGATGACAACGCTGTCGCACGCCAGGCCTACGCGGCGTACCAGGTGCGGGGCAAGTCCTACCCGATGACGTTCGCCTGGCAGCTGGGCTCCTACGAGGGCTTCCGCTCCGCCCACCTCGGCCCCGAAATCGCCGAGGGCGAGCTGTTGAACCAGGTGTGGGACGCCGACTTCGCCACGGGCGAGGACACCCAGTACTCGCTGGTCTACGGCGGCGCGGTGAAGCGCCTCTCGGACGGCTTCACCAAGCACGTGCAGCGGCCCGAACTGGCCCGGATCGAGGCGGGCATGGGGTCGGCCGCCCCGGGCAAGACCGCATGGCTCTCGGCCGGCGGAAAGGTGACTGCCGGCAACTCCTCGATGAGCGGCTTCACTTCGGGCCGCTTCCTGCCCGCGCTCACCACGCAGCACCTGTACGTGTCCACCGAGGACAACGCCGACTGGACGCTGTTCGCCGACCAGATCGGCGACCCGCTGCCGAACGGCTGGCTGCCCACGGAGGTCTCGTACCAGATCTTCTTCGAGAAGTTCGAGGCCGACAAGACCCGTCATATCGACTTCAACACCGGGGTGTTCGGGCCGGCCTTGAACAAGGACCAGCGCGCGGGCATCACCCGCTCCGGCGACACGCTCTACGCCTTCCTCAACATGTTCGCGGACTCCGCGGGCCACCGGGGCAGCTCGGAGGGCGTCACGGCGACCACGGCGTTCTACCGCAACGGCGAGAAGGTCTCGGAGAGTGACAACTCCCTGGCCTCCGCCTCGTTCCCCGCGGCCAAGGAGGACAGCGAGTACAAGATCACCACGTCGCAGGTGCGTGACCCCGAGATGTTCAAGGTGGGTACGCGGATCGACGCCGACTGGACGTTCCGCTCCAAGACCGGCGACAAGGGCAACGCACCCGTCTCCACGGTCCGCTTCCACCCGGCCCTCGACCTCGGGTCGAAGGCCAGGGCGAACCGGCTCATGGCGATGCCGTACGAGATCCAGGGTGCCGCGGCCGGGGACAACCTCAAGTCCCTGAAGGTCGAGGCCAGTTACGACGGCGGCAAGACCTGGCTCAAGCTGCCCAAGGTGTTCGGCAAGTACATGCTGCTCACCCCGGCCAAGGACAAGTCCGTGTCACTGCGGGCCGCGATCGTGGACAAGCAGGGCAACAAGTCCGGCCTCACGGTGTACGACGCCTTCCTGGGCCGCTGA
- a CDS encoding helix-turn-helix transcriptional regulator yields MTSHARVLLALARAPNARLRSVAAACEITERTVQIVIGDLEQAGYLERHRVGRRNEYILHLDQPLRHPAEAGLSVRALVELAVVGGGCSDSVLRGSPSDDGRPPARSASTR; encoded by the coding sequence GTGACCAGTCATGCCAGGGTGCTGCTCGCACTTGCCCGAGCGCCGAATGCACGATTGCGTTCCGTCGCCGCCGCCTGCGAGATCACCGAGCGGACTGTGCAGATCGTCATCGGCGACCTCGAGCAGGCCGGCTACCTGGAGCGGCACCGGGTCGGACGGCGAAATGAGTACATTCTCCATCTCGACCAGCCCTTGCGGCACCCAGCGGAAGCCGGCCTGAGTGTGCGTGCGCTTGTGGAACTTGCGGTCGTCGGCGGGGGCTGCAGCGACAGTGTCCTTCGCGGTTCGCCCAGTGATGACGGCCGCCCTCCCGCCCGTTCCGCCTCGACGCGTTAG
- a CDS encoding winged helix-turn-helix domain-containing protein, translating into MNAWTAQTKADYAALSTALCLCVCAAGLFGEDLVQRGHRQDLVVLAHVAAHPGAEARGIARAVGVSERVVTRNLSRLTADGLVVLVEDDAHPALRSYRLTS; encoded by the coding sequence ATGAACGCATGGACCGCCCAGACGAAAGCCGACTACGCCGCCCTCTCTACTGCCCTGTGCCTCTGCGTCTGCGCCGCCGGCCTTTTCGGCGAGGACCTGGTGCAGCGCGGGCATCGCCAAGACCTGGTGGTGCTTGCACACGTCGCGGCGCACCCGGGTGCCGAGGCCCGTGGCATCGCCCGAGCCGTCGGTGTCAGTGAGCGAGTCGTGACTCGCAACCTCAGCCGACTCACCGCTGACGGGCTGGTGGTCCTGGTCGAAGACGACGCCCACCCTGCGCTCCGGTCGTACCGGCTGACCTCGTAG
- a CDS encoding tyrosine-type recombinase/integrase has product MHRDARAGKMKFREWHDRWWDARVVEPHTLRGDASSIRNHVMPYWADWEMRTIGRIDVQTWVRKLILDKKGASAIRRSYNLLHSLMQAAVDEDLIPVTPCRRIDLPPEVVKPPEWFTLNQAQAILDELQQPWQTMALLGFYTGLRWGELSGLHGKRIDWRRSRLFVVEVNTKSGIKEYPKTAKSRREVPLPDHVLDALARHMHGRDRDGVVFTTVTKGRAGRLLDDGNWRRQTWWPAVRKAFYLEADGKRRAVPEYPPHSMRHTCASWLVQKGVSLYEVQHLLGHESYQTTQRYAHLAPDAHEAVLGAWTRLESQLVVPAETSPALAGCSD; this is encoded by the coding sequence GTGCACCGTGATGCACGCGCCGGGAAGATGAAATTTCGCGAATGGCACGACCGTTGGTGGGATGCGCGCGTTGTTGAGCCCCATACCCTGCGCGGGGACGCGTCCTCGATACGTAACCACGTCATGCCGTATTGGGCGGACTGGGAAATGCGGACTATAGGTCGCATTGACGTGCAGACGTGGGTTCGCAAGCTGATACTTGACAAGAAGGGCGCATCGGCGATCCGGCGCTCTTACAATTTGCTGCACTCGCTGATGCAGGCTGCGGTCGACGAAGACCTTATCCCGGTTACGCCGTGCCGGCGCATAGATCTGCCGCCGGAGGTAGTGAAGCCGCCGGAGTGGTTTACGCTCAATCAAGCCCAGGCGATTCTCGATGAGCTGCAACAGCCGTGGCAGACAATGGCCCTGTTGGGCTTCTACACCGGTCTCCGTTGGGGCGAGTTGTCGGGCCTCCACGGGAAGAGGATTGACTGGCGAAGGTCGCGGCTATTCGTCGTCGAGGTCAACACGAAGTCGGGCATCAAGGAGTACCCCAAGACTGCAAAAAGTCGACGGGAGGTCCCCCTGCCGGATCACGTGCTCGATGCCTTGGCGCGGCACATGCATGGAAGGGATCGTGACGGTGTCGTCTTCACCACCGTCACTAAGGGGCGTGCCGGCCGATTGCTCGACGACGGAAATTGGCGGCGCCAGACGTGGTGGCCCGCCGTACGCAAAGCCTTCTATCTCGAAGCGGATGGCAAGCGGCGAGCTGTCCCCGAGTATCCGCCGCACTCCATGCGTCACACATGCGCTTCTTGGCTCGTGCAGAAGGGGGTGTCCCTGTACGAGGTGCAGCATCTGCTGGGGCATGAGAGTTATCAGACTACTCAGCGCTACGCCCACCTTGCGCCTGATGCGCACGAGGCGGTTCTTGGGGCGTGGACAAGGCTCGAATCACAGCTTGTAGTTCCCGCGGAAACTAGCCCCGCCTTGGCTGGGTGCAGTGATTGA
- a CDS encoding STAS domain-containing protein, which translates to MSVELATCTPRHLVARVTGDMDYSTDRVLRARLTDLIGHSTRMIVLDLSGVSFCDSAGLSVLLAAHRQTEAKGTTLALACVPQSMRFVLEMTGTHQILRIFETVADAETSLGG; encoded by the coding sequence GTGTCGGTCGAGCTGGCCACATGCACACCGCGCCATCTGGTGGCGCGGGTCACCGGCGACATGGACTACTCGACCGATCGGGTATTGCGTGCCCGGCTCACCGATCTGATCGGCCACAGCACCCGCATGATCGTGCTGGACCTGTCGGGGGTTTCGTTCTGCGACTCCGCCGGGTTGAGTGTGCTGCTCGCAGCACACAGACAGACAGAGGCCAAGGGGACCACGCTTGCCCTGGCGTGTGTGCCCCAGTCGATGCGGTTTGTCCTCGAGATGACCGGCACGCACCAAATCCTGCGCATCTTCGAAACCGTCGCCGACGCAGAAACCTCACTCGGCGGCTAA
- a CDS encoding MEDS domain-containing protein — protein sequence MLASDPEHPGTLPVQQMRAGDHAFLCYDDHLQGWDVLSAFVWTGLARGEKVIVFPDPRLNPGDVLRRLKDVPGVLLAQGYDSGRLELNSMRQLILPDRTFTAAQQWRRIVEEIESARARGFTGLRTYIDMGWVADLEADLNVMMARERQAGHLFTTGLYSEICAYERDRFPQQVLEAMCQAHPQNLLPALGQLRARQTDDTLRLAGEVDLATREQFTHVLAEAARSPATRTGLTIDLCGVVFLGVECARELIRMMDCTSAHRPVRVRCTDSVALVLRRLGADPAVIDVAQVKGS from the coding sequence ATGCTCGCTTCGGATCCGGAACACCCTGGGACACTGCCTGTGCAGCAGATGAGGGCCGGCGATCATGCCTTCCTCTGCTACGACGACCACCTTCAGGGGTGGGATGTGCTGTCGGCCTTCGTGTGGACGGGTCTGGCTCGCGGGGAGAAGGTCATCGTTTTCCCTGACCCTCGTTTGAACCCCGGCGACGTGCTGCGACGCCTCAAGGACGTGCCGGGAGTGCTGCTGGCTCAGGGGTACGACAGCGGTCGTCTGGAACTGAACAGCATGCGCCAACTCATCCTGCCCGACCGTACGTTCACCGCCGCTCAGCAGTGGCGGCGGATCGTCGAGGAGATCGAATCGGCGCGGGCGCGCGGCTTCACCGGGCTGCGCACCTACATCGACATGGGATGGGTGGCCGACCTCGAGGCCGATCTGAATGTGATGATGGCCCGCGAACGCCAGGCAGGGCACCTGTTCACCACGGGGCTCTACAGTGAGATCTGCGCCTACGAGCGGGACCGCTTCCCTCAACAGGTCCTGGAAGCCATGTGCCAGGCGCACCCCCAAAACCTCCTGCCGGCACTGGGACAGTTGCGGGCCCGGCAGACTGACGACACCCTGCGGCTGGCCGGGGAAGTGGACCTGGCCACGCGCGAACAGTTCACCCATGTGTTGGCCGAAGCTGCTCGCTCACCTGCCACGCGCACGGGACTGACCATCGACCTGTGCGGGGTGGTGTTCCTGGGCGTGGAGTGCGCGAGGGAACTGATACGGATGATGGACTGCACCTCGGCGCACCGACCGGTGCGGGTCCGCTGTACGGACAGCGTCGCCCTCGTGCTTCGGCGTCTCGGTGCAGATCCCGCAGTTATCGACGTCGCCCAGGTGAAAGGGTCATGA
- a CDS encoding Ig-like domain-containing protein → MGVSAAPPDGTLWRGTRCTAIPGNHGLCLPPGGTPSGVLQPLAFGSGAARQAVHPGGPLVVAAGEREARLLDVSVRDDRGLALAGVLSGDARQWSNSEPLRAGTRYTVTVTAERIGSGHTVERTLRFRTAPPTDRRLTVTFGPKSGTYGVGQPVEAVLSHPVPARDPQARAVVERALRVTSQPAVEGSWHWVDNATLHYRPKQFWPPNSRVEVHSALDGIRVNAWLYGGRAYPAKSLRLTIGDRIEAITDASEHYMTVKRNGRVINTIPVTTGKAGYRTRNGIKVVLEKTRQLRMRGESIGIARGSRDYFDLPVHYATRVTWSGEYVHAAPWSVASQGSANVSHGCTGMSMDDAAWFYETVRPGDIVQVINSEGERMAPFGNGFGDWNLTWKKWRGKHPARVDTAWRTADTVSARLRPGAA, encoded by the coding sequence ATCGGCGTCAGTGCCGCCCCGCCCGACGGCACCCTGTGGCGGGGCACCCGCTGCACGGCGATCCCCGGCAACCACGGCCTCTGCCTGCCCCCGGGCGGGACCCCGTCCGGTGTGCTGCAGCCGCTGGCGTTCGGCAGCGGTGCCGCGCGGCAGGCGGTCCACCCGGGCGGGCCGCTCGTGGTGGCGGCCGGCGAGCGCGAGGCCCGGCTGCTCGACGTGTCCGTACGTGACGACCGGGGGCTCGCCCTGGCCGGCGTCCTCAGCGGCGACGCCCGCCAATGGAGCAACAGCGAGCCGCTGCGGGCCGGGACGCGCTACACCGTGACGGTCACCGCCGAGCGCATCGGCTCCGGGCACACCGTCGAACGGACGCTGCGCTTTCGCACCGCGCCGCCCACGGATCGCCGACTAACTGTCACCTTCGGCCCCAAGTCGGGGACGTACGGCGTGGGGCAGCCGGTGGAAGCGGTGCTCAGCCACCCCGTCCCGGCCCGCGACCCGCAAGCCCGGGCGGTCGTCGAGCGGGCGCTGCGGGTCACGTCGCAACCCGCCGTGGAGGGGTCCTGGCACTGGGTGGACAACGCCACGCTGCACTACCGGCCCAAGCAGTTCTGGCCGCCCAACTCCCGCGTCGAGGTGCACAGCGCGCTGGACGGGATCCGGGTCAACGCGTGGCTGTACGGCGGCCGCGCCTATCCCGCGAAGTCGCTGCGACTCACCATCGGCGACCGCATCGAGGCGATCACCGACGCCTCGGAGCACTACATGACCGTGAAGCGCAACGGCCGCGTCATCAACACCATCCCGGTGACCACCGGCAAGGCGGGCTACCGCACCCGCAACGGCATCAAGGTGGTCCTCGAGAAGACCCGGCAGCTCCGCATGCGCGGCGAGTCCATCGGCATCGCCCGGGGCAGCCGCGACTACTTCGACCTGCCGGTGCACTACGCGACCCGGGTCACCTGGAGCGGCGAGTACGTGCACGCCGCGCCCTGGTCGGTGGCCTCGCAGGGCAGCGCCAACGTCAGCCACGGCTGTACGGGCATGAGCATGGACGACGCCGCCTGGTTCTACGAGACGGTCAGGCCGGGCGACATCGTGCAGGTCATCAACAGCGAGGGCGAGCGGATGGCGCCCTTCGGCAACGGCTTCGGTGACTGGAACCTGACGTGGAAGAAGTGGCGGGGCAAGCACCCCGCGCGCGTCGACACGGCCTGGCGCACGGCCGACACGGTCTCGGCGCGACTGCGGCCCGGAGCGGCCTGA
- a CDS encoding helix-turn-helix domain-containing protein codes for MCEKLLSIQSVAEILDVSRRSVYRYIALGELSAIDLRTGTERSRVRISGSDVKALVERRTSSPASSGSRAN; via the coding sequence GTGTGTGAGAAATTGCTATCGATACAGAGCGTTGCGGAAATTTTGGATGTAAGCCGGCGCTCCGTCTACCGGTACATAGCTCTGGGGGAGCTTTCGGCTATCGATCTACGCACCGGCACGGAACGCTCTCGCGTGCGAATTTCCGGAAGTGACGTGAAGGCGCTCGTCGAGCGACGCACTAGCTCGCCCGCTTCCTCCGGCTCTCGGGCAAATTAA
- a CDS encoding ATP-binding protein: MIFDAYSGQQQGVEEVLLSVPFAARDVPRLRVLVEGHASLVGLPEQRRGDFVVAMDAVAGNVVQHGGGHGLLTLTRAHCHELRCRISDRGPGFTVEAIPDLAVGINGAGQGLWLARLITDDLTVIPKAVGTTVVFAMRWNR, encoded by the coding sequence ATGATCTTCGACGCATACAGCGGTCAACAGCAAGGTGTTGAGGAAGTTCTCCTCAGCGTTCCTTTCGCGGCCAGGGATGTTCCTCGCTTGCGGGTGTTGGTCGAGGGACACGCGTCCTTGGTTGGTTTGCCCGAGCAGCGGCGAGGTGACTTCGTGGTGGCCATGGACGCCGTGGCCGGCAACGTGGTCCAGCACGGCGGCGGACACGGCCTGCTGACCTTGACCCGCGCACACTGTCACGAACTGCGCTGCCGGATCAGCGATCGAGGCCCCGGTTTCACGGTCGAGGCCATACCCGACCTCGCTGTCGGCATCAACGGTGCGGGCCAAGGGCTATGGCTGGCACGCCTGATCACCGACGACCTCACCGTTATCCCCAAAGCTGTCGGCACCACAGTCGTCTTCGCGATGCGATGGAACCGGTGA
- a CDS encoding TnsA-like heteromeric transposase endonuclease subunit: MAVPAGVDGAMPYVEVSCRQGVGARRRRPLLDCVTVRFEDVRPVRPFRWPKGGCHFPGWYWAATTGQHVGFESWLERDRLVLMDFDPAVVGIASQPFWLHWHDGTRARRHAPDFFVRRADGSAVVVDVRADDQIAPRDAAAFEVTRSACTEAGWGFERVGRPEPVLLANVRWLSRYRHPRCRQDPVAARLMEVLAHPGPLLAGAGKAGDWLATLPVLFHLLWRQELAAVRLAVELMGPHTVVRLAGGVPNDRGAAAGSADGPDRRIPQEGC, translated from the coding sequence ATGGCCGTACCTGCTGGGGTGGACGGGGCCATGCCGTACGTCGAGGTGTCGTGTCGGCAGGGCGTAGGTGCGCGTCGTCGGCGTCCGCTGCTGGACTGCGTCACGGTCAGGTTCGAGGATGTTCGTCCGGTGCGGCCGTTTCGGTGGCCGAAGGGTGGGTGTCATTTCCCGGGCTGGTACTGGGCGGCGACGACCGGGCAGCATGTCGGCTTCGAGTCGTGGCTGGAGCGGGACAGGCTCGTGCTCATGGATTTCGACCCTGCCGTGGTGGGGATCGCCTCCCAGCCGTTCTGGTTGCACTGGCACGACGGGACGCGTGCGCGTCGGCATGCCCCGGACTTCTTCGTGCGCCGCGCGGACGGTTCGGCCGTGGTCGTCGATGTGCGCGCCGACGATCAGATCGCGCCGCGCGATGCCGCGGCGTTCGAGGTGACGCGCAGTGCCTGCACCGAGGCCGGGTGGGGCTTCGAGCGGGTGGGGAGGCCGGAGCCGGTGTTGCTGGCGAACGTGCGGTGGTTGTCGCGCTACCGTCACCCCCGCTGTCGGCAGGATCCGGTCGCGGCCCGGCTGATGGAGGTTCTTGCGCACCCTGGGCCGCTCTTGGCCGGGGCCGGCAAAGCTGGCGACTGGCTCGCGACACTGCCCGTGTTGTTCCACCTGCTGTGGCGGCAAGAGCTGGCCGCCGTGAGGTTGGCGGTCGAGCTGATGGGCCCACACACGGTCGTGCGCCTGGCCGGTGGGGTGCCTAATGACCGAGGAGCGGCGGCGGGCTCCGCCGACGGCCCGGATCGCAGAATTCCCCAAGAAGGCTGCTGA